A genomic segment from Malus domestica chromosome 05, GDT2T_hap1 encodes:
- the LOC139196294 gene encoding uncharacterized protein yields MCNEDSMQVKTYVGKHECSRIWRENPNCKVAWPVKRYVDKFRLKPSMSITTFMETVKEERIVEIHIKTTYRVRTQCLKILEGSNLDQYTKLWKYCDELRRTNPGSTVQMKVLPCDDAHVIFQRIYIGLGACKKGFNNRCRQLVGLDGCHLKGVFKGQLLSALGMDANNQTWVIAYAIVELENKDSWVWFLELLAADLGIVNQHAWTFISDKQKGLIPTFENVLPNCNHRFCVRHLYTNYKADEFKGK; encoded by the coding sequence ATGTGCAATGAAGATTCAATGCAAGTGAAAACCTATGTTGGGAAACATGAATGTTCGAGGATTTGGAGGGAAAACCCTAACTGCAAAGTGGCATGGCCTGTGAAGAGGTATGTGGACAAGTTCAGACTCAAGCCAAGCATGTCCATCACTACATTTATGGAGACAGTGAAAGAGGAAAGAATAGTTGAGATCCACATCAAAACAACCTACAGAGTGAGAACACAGTGTTTGAAAATCCTTGAAGGGAGTAACTTGGATCAGTACACAAAGTTATGGAAGTACTGTGATGAGCTTAGGAGGACAAACCCGGGTAGTACAGTTCAGATGAAGGTGCTGCCCTGTGATGATGCTCATGTGATATTTCAAAGGATTTATATTGGTTTGGGGGCTTGCAAAAAAGGATTTAACAATAGATGTAGGCAGCTTGTAGGGTTGGATGGTTGTCACTTGAAGGGAGTGTTCAAGGGCCAGTTACTGTCTGCATTGGGAATGGATGCAAATAACCAAACTTGGGTTATTGCATATGCTATAGTAGAGCTCGAGAACAAGGACAGTTGGGTTTGGTTTCTAGAACTGCTAGCTGCTGACTTGGGAATTGTGAACCAGCATGCTTGGACTTTCATTTCTGACAAACAAAAGGGTTTAATACCAACTTTTGAGAATGTGCTGCCTAATTGTAATCATCGGTTCTGTGTTAGGCACTTATACACCAACTACAAGGCAGATGAGTTTAAAGGGAAATGA